One window of the Bacteroidetes bacterium SB0662_bin_6 genome contains the following:
- a CDS encoding T9SS type A sorting domain-containing protein → MSMIPGCNRLRLYLAAAVLMLSAGQVDAAGVIFRYLPGSPELSSVVETRHVEAGPFLDPRERQARWPDSWGYNPVWAAEFEGTSSTMRGSAGTNVNQPAGPRMTAEVWLRLLERGDHHTLLSNRIGSLDGFTLGLETGIPYFTVVIGGVAYRIAGSEEVVVGQDVWIAATAEYTFSNTLILRIYRDGKLDAEESKAATIASPYVIPQPFFVGTEATGTEDDLNLKGAITGLVFAAVVRDYVAHPSYLGTSPPFDGSAYFGMPAFHDYEPGSFNLPMDQRINTYTTPVTRRFFLPHVNDAFIPQGTAVVSDEAGQARLVYVSYYHRTRDNRLETRRSIVVEIDVATGHVRRTFRLNGRLRTAHVGGVSVVGEAIYVASEGTVERYILPPYEEAGDRYIDLLADSHGTRNVRSKASFVSSFQDTLWVGDYRTGGQQQPYLYGYPLDEAGLIVQSASPVIYPIPRRIQGVDFHAVNNTVYVFMARNRNSREAEVLRFKRSDLRPGTLPVWEASITFPHGIEDLAFSPDGTLWTNSESGTDYYQRTVGWSTFYPFVYGVALSEILLHAGDTKPDQVPLPDLHLEVFPNPAADQLHINYVLDQPSTVHLEVFDLLGREVKAVVYPPQRPGAHHVTWMIDHLASGTYMLVLDAEGYRVYQPVTLLQ, encoded by the coding sequence ATGAGCATGATTCCCGGATGCAACAGGCTCCGCCTCTACCTGGCGGCGGCTGTGCTTATGCTCTCTGCAGGACAGGTTGATGCGGCTGGTGTGATTTTTCGCTATCTGCCCGGATCGCCGGAATTATCCTCAGTAGTTGAAACACGGCACGTAGAGGCAGGACCGTTTCTTGACCCGCGGGAACGCCAGGCGCGCTGGCCGGATAGCTGGGGCTACAATCCCGTTTGGGCTGCCGAATTCGAGGGGACATCATCCACGATGCGAGGCAGTGCCGGCACAAATGTGAACCAGCCGGCCGGTCCGCGAATGACAGCCGAGGTGTGGCTGCGGTTGCTGGAACGCGGTGATCACCACACATTGCTCAGCAATCGCATCGGATCACTCGACGGATTTACCCTCGGCCTGGAAACAGGCATACCCTATTTCACGGTGGTCATCGGGGGAGTAGCCTACCGCATTGCGGGTTCGGAAGAGGTGGTGGTTGGTCAGGACGTGTGGATTGCAGCGACCGCAGAGTACACGTTTTCGAATACGCTGATTCTCAGGATATATCGCGATGGCAAACTGGACGCAGAGGAGTCGAAGGCGGCAACGATTGCATCGCCCTACGTCATACCGCAGCCATTTTTCGTGGGGACAGAGGCCACGGGCACAGAGGATGACCTGAATTTGAAGGGCGCCATTACGGGGCTGGTTTTCGCTGCTGTAGTGCGCGACTATGTGGCCCATCCGTCCTATCTCGGCACGTCTCCGCCCTTCGATGGAAGCGCCTACTTTGGCATGCCTGCTTTCCATGACTATGAACCGGGAAGCTTTAATCTCCCCATGGACCAGCGTATAAACACGTATACCACGCCGGTTACCCGCCGCTTTTTCCTGCCGCATGTGAACGATGCCTTCATCCCGCAGGGCACAGCCGTAGTGAGCGACGAAGCCGGGCAGGCCAGACTGGTCTATGTATCCTATTACCACAGGACCCGTGACAACCGGCTGGAGACCAGGCGTTCCATCGTTGTCGAGATTGATGTCGCCACGGGGCACGTGCGCCGTACATTTCGCCTGAACGGCCGACTGAGAACGGCGCACGTTGGAGGGGTCTCCGTCGTCGGCGAGGCCATTTATGTCGCCTCGGAAGGAACGGTGGAACGCTATATTCTTCCACCATACGAAGAGGCCGGCGATCGGTATATAGATCTGTTGGCGGATTCGCACGGAACACGAAATGTTCGAAGCAAGGCTTCTTTTGTGTCGTCCTTCCAGGACACGCTTTGGGTGGGCGATTACCGGACCGGCGGACAGCAGCAGCCCTATCTGTATGGCTATCCACTGGACGAAGCAGGTCTGATCGTACAGAGTGCGAGCCCCGTCATCTATCCCATCCCGCGCAGGATACAGGGGGTGGACTTCCATGCCGTAAACAACACGGTCTACGTTTTCATGGCCCGTAACCGAAATAGCCGGGAGGCGGAAGTGCTGCGCTTTAAGCGTTCCGACCTCCGTCCTGGTACCCTTCCTGTCTGGGAGGCCAGCATCACGTTCCCCCATGGCATCGAAGATCTTGCGTTCTCGCCAGACGGAACCCTGTGGACGAATTCCGAGTCGGGTACAGACTATTACCAGCGTACAGTCGGGTGGTCCACGTTCTACCCCTTTGTATACGGTGTTGCCCTGTCGGAAATCCTGCTGCATGCCGGCGACACAAAGCCCGACCAGGTTCCGTTGCCAGACCTGCATCTGGAAGTGTTTCCAAACCCGGCGGCTGATCAGCTCCATATCAATTATGTCCTGGACCAACCGTCCACCGTGCATCTGGAGGTGTTCGACCTCCTTGGTCGAGAGGTAAAAGCGGTCGTCTATCCGCCGCAAAGGCCAGGCGCCCACCATGTGACATGGATGATTGACCACCTGGCCTCCGGGACCTATATGCTGGTTCTGGACGCGGAAGGGTACAGGGTCTATCAACCTGTTACTCTGCTACAATAA
- a CDS encoding glycerol-3-phosphate dehydrogenase/oxidase, translated as MKREVFLDHIRDEDRPWDVIIIGGGATGLGAAVDAASRGYRTVLLEQADFAEGTSSRSTKLIHGGVRYLRQGNVALVREALRERSRLRDNAPHLVRNLKFMLPAYSRWERPFYGLGLKTYDLLAGHRSFGKSHLLSRARTLEELPGIEAGGLCGSVVYHDGQFDDARLALTLARTAARHGAAVVNYARVVGLLKAQNKVNGVVARDLESGQELHLHGHAVVNACGVFVDAVRKQDKPGSSDLVRPSQGIHLVLDRSFFPSRHALLIPRTKDDRVLFALPWHGRVLLGTTDTPVSAPALEPLPRADEIEYLIDHAAHYFERRIAPSDILSAFAGLRPLVNAGNTSDTASISRDHVVRISKSGLITVTGGKWTTYRKMAEDVINAAVRVGGLDARPCVTANLRLHGWQEPREDGETLQAYGSDQAEVEAVIREVENGQERLHPDLPYRRGEVHWAARHEMARTVSDVLVRRIPALLLNRHAALASAPVVARILAQELGRDEAWVAAQVQAMRQQVAACLPAPYGTPSPVSTTGTASSDPKRNLSEYP; from the coding sequence ATGAAACGCGAGGTCTTTCTCGATCATATCCGGGATGAAGACCGTCCATGGGATGTGATCATTATCGGGGGTGGAGCTACCGGCCTGGGCGCCGCCGTGGATGCTGCGTCCCGCGGATACCGGACGGTTTTGCTCGAACAGGCCGATTTCGCCGAAGGCACGTCAAGTCGCAGCACAAAACTGATCCATGGCGGCGTCCGATACCTGAGGCAGGGCAACGTAGCGCTTGTCCGTGAAGCATTGCGCGAGCGCAGCCGGCTCCGCGACAATGCGCCGCATCTGGTGCGCAATCTGAAGTTCATGCTCCCCGCCTATTCCCGGTGGGAACGCCCGTTTTACGGCCTGGGACTGAAGACCTACGACCTGCTGGCGGGCCACCGCTCCTTCGGGAAGTCGCACCTGCTTTCGCGGGCGCGGACGCTGGAGGAACTCCCCGGCATAGAGGCCGGCGGACTGTGCGGCAGCGTCGTTTATCATGATGGTCAGTTCGACGACGCCCGTCTGGCCCTGACTCTGGCCCGCACGGCCGCTCGCCACGGGGCCGCAGTGGTCAATTACGCCCGTGTCGTCGGACTGCTCAAAGCACAAAACAAGGTAAATGGGGTCGTAGCCCGCGATCTTGAATCCGGCCAGGAGCTGCATCTGCACGGACACGCCGTCGTGAACGCCTGCGGCGTCTTCGTGGACGCTGTCAGGAAGCAGGACAAGCCCGGCAGCTCCGATCTTGTGCGCCCGAGTCAGGGCATCCACCTTGTACTCGATCGATCTTTTTTTCCCTCCCGGCACGCGCTTCTGATCCCCAGGACAAAAGACGACCGCGTACTCTTCGCCCTCCCCTGGCATGGGCGCGTACTGCTGGGCACTACCGATACCCCCGTCAGCGCGCCGGCGCTCGAACCGCTGCCGCGCGCCGACGAAATCGAATATCTGATAGACCATGCGGCCCATTATTTCGAGCGCCGTATCGCTCCGTCCGATATACTGAGCGCCTTTGCCGGATTGCGCCCCCTTGTCAATGCAGGCAACACGTCGGATACCGCTTCCATCTCGCGCGATCATGTCGTCCGCATTTCGAAGTCAGGCCTGATTACCGTCACGGGAGGAAAATGGACCACCTATCGCAAGATGGCCGAGGATGTCATTAACGCGGCTGTCCGGGTAGGCGGGCTGGACGCTCGACCGTGCGTAACCGCCAATCTGCGGCTGCACGGATGGCAAGAGCCCCGCGAGGACGGGGAAACCCTGCAGGCGTACGGGTCGGACCAGGCGGAGGTCGAGGCGGTCATAAGGGAAGTAGAGAATGGGCAGGAACGGCTGCATCCCGATTTGCCCTATCGCCGCGGCGAAGTCCATTGGGCAGCGCGGCATGAAATGGCTCGCACGGTCAGCGACGTGCTTGTGCGCCGCATTCCCGCTCTGCTGCTGAACCGCCATGCGGCCCTCGCGTCCGCGCCGGTGGTGGCGCGCATCCTTGCGCAGGAATTGGGACGCGACGAAGCCTGGGTGGCAGCACAAGTCCAGGCGATGCGGCAACAGGTAGCCGCCTGCCTGCCCGCGCCATACGGGACTCCGTCTCCTGTTTCCACCACCGGAACGGCATCGTCCGACCCAAAACGGAACTTGTCAGAGTATCCCTAA
- a CDS encoding glycerophosphodiester phosphodiesterase, whose translation MTISVILILAIQVVVGQVQPPFDIQGHRGARGLLPENSTAGFLLAVDLGVTTLEIDVVVSGDSTVVVSHEPWMSETICSDATGRAITDGRSHNIFRLSYEAVAQYDCGSRGHPDFPRQEKQPAVKPRLVDVINAVEKHTAEHGIEPLQYNIEIKSRPEWDSVFTPAPPVFAQLVHDAVTATGIMDRVTVQSFDIRSLQAAHRTRARWKLALLVASETDLASILDRLGFTPEVYSPYFRLVDESTVRDAHARGMRIVPWTVNEVSDMKRLKALGVDGLITDYPDLARTVSDP comes from the coding sequence ATGACTATCTCCGTCATTCTGATCCTGGCAATACAGGTCGTCGTCGGTCAGGTTCAGCCCCCCTTCGACATCCAGGGACACCGGGGCGCCCGGGGCCTGCTGCCCGAAAATTCCACCGCCGGCTTCTTGCTTGCGGTAGACCTTGGCGTAACCACACTCGAGATAGATGTCGTGGTCTCAGGGGATTCTACGGTCGTCGTCTCCCACGAGCCATGGATGTCGGAGACGATCTGCAGCGACGCAACGGGCCGCGCCATTACGGACGGCAGAAGCCACAACATCTTTCGCCTTTCCTACGAGGCGGTCGCGCAATACGACTGCGGCAGTCGCGGGCATCCCGACTTTCCGCGCCAGGAAAAGCAGCCCGCCGTAAAGCCCAGGCTGGTGGACGTGATCAATGCAGTCGAGAAGCACACCGCAGAACACGGAATTGAACCGCTGCAATACAACATTGAAATCAAGTCACGCCCGGAATGGGACAGCGTCTTTACGCCGGCTCCTCCTGTATTTGCGCAACTCGTGCATGACGCAGTGACCGCCACGGGTATCATGGACCGCGTCACTGTCCAGTCCTTCGACATACGTTCGCTTCAGGCTGCGCACAGGACCCGCGCCCGCTGGAAGCTGGCGCTGCTTGTGGCGTCAGAAACAGACCTTGCGTCAATCCTTGACCGGCTTGGCTTCACGCCCGAGGTGTATTCCCCTTATTTCCGTCTGGTAGATGAATCTACCGTACGTGACGCGCACGCCCGAGGCATGCGGATCGTCCCGTGGACCGTGAATGAGGTCTCCGACATGAAGCGGCTGAAGGCTCTTGGGGTAGACGGGCTTATAACGGACTATCCGGACCTTGCCCGGACGGTTTCGGATCCATAG
- the gcvP gene encoding aminomethyl-transferring glycine dehydrogenase: protein MPTAFSSTDRFAERHNGPTEEDIRGMLEHVGCSSLDELIACTIPADIRLDGMLDLPEALSERDLLVKAHVLADRNRFGRSYIGMGYHDTVTPAVIRRNVLENPNWYTQYTPYQAEISQGRLEALLNFQTAVADLTGLPIANASLLDEATAAAEAMTMLARSSARRDPRIFLVDAACHSQTIRVVQTRAKPLGITVIVGDWRAFTFGDEVFGALVQYPTTDGAICDYSDLCAQAHHAQAHVVVAADLLSLTLLTPPGDFGADVAVGTTQRFGMPMGYGGPHAAYLAATESFKRKIPGRIIGVSVDAHGNSALRMALQTREQHIRRAKATSNICTAQVLPAIMSGMYAVYHGPDGLRAIAERIHGLARLLANGLDRLGHEIRHAHFFDTLRIDPRRGSAENILRNAGRHSVNLRRYDDDSLGVALDETTCLEEVDTLLHIFAGDRNGVSVGALAPETPAAYAGPLQRTTPFLEHPVFHRYRSETEMMRYLQRLASRDLSLTTSMIPLGSCTMKLNAAAELLPITLPGFSELHPYVPADQAEGYTALIEELDAWLSEITGFARTFFQPNSGASGEYTGLLVIKAWHESRGEGRRTLCLIPESAHGTNPASAVMAGMQVVVVKTDEAGNVDVEALRHAAEAHSDRLAALMITYPSTHGVFEEDIREIIDIVHEHGGQVYLDGANMNAQVGLCRPGDFGADVCHLNLHKTFCIPHGGGGPGMGPICVAEHLAPFLPGSPLPGEGDEEAAVGPVAAAPYGSANILVISWAYIAMMGAEGLARATKLAILNANYMMARLEKSYPVLYKGAFGRCAHEFLLDLRPFSRSAGISERDVAKRLMDYGFHAPTVSFPVPGTLMIEPTESETKEELDRFCEALECIREEIRQIEEGEADPEQNVLRNAPHTARMVTSDTWEYPYSRETAAFPTEWTRAHKFWPFVGRVDDAHGDRNLVCTCPPVGEYAGEEAT from the coding sequence ATGCCCACCGCGTTTTCCTCTACCGACCGCTTTGCAGAGCGACACAACGGGCCGACCGAAGAAGACATCCGAGGGATGCTCGAACACGTAGGGTGTTCCTCGCTGGATGAGCTGATCGCCTGCACCATCCCGGCGGATATCCGTCTGGATGGAATGCTTGATTTGCCCGAAGCCCTCAGCGAACGGGACCTTCTTGTGAAAGCGCATGTGCTGGCCGACAGGAATCGCTTCGGCCGGTCATACATAGGGATGGGGTACCACGATACGGTGACGCCTGCGGTGATCCGGCGCAACGTACTGGAAAATCCGAACTGGTACACGCAGTATACCCCCTACCAGGCCGAAATCTCGCAAGGCCGGCTGGAGGCGCTTCTGAATTTTCAGACCGCCGTGGCGGACCTGACCGGGCTGCCTATCGCCAACGCCTCGCTGCTTGACGAAGCGACCGCTGCCGCCGAGGCCATGACCATGCTGGCCCGGAGTTCGGCCCGGCGGGACCCTCGCATTTTTCTGGTGGATGCAGCCTGTCATTCCCAGACGATCCGGGTGGTGCAAACCCGGGCAAAACCGCTCGGCATCACGGTGATTGTCGGGGACTGGCGCGCCTTCACGTTCGGCGACGAGGTGTTCGGAGCGCTCGTGCAGTACCCGACCACCGACGGAGCCATTTGCGACTATTCGGACCTGTGCGCGCAGGCGCACCACGCGCAGGCGCATGTGGTTGTAGCCGCCGATCTGCTCAGTCTGACGCTTCTGACCCCGCCGGGCGACTTCGGAGCGGATGTTGCGGTGGGGACCACGCAGCGATTCGGGATGCCCATGGGCTACGGCGGTCCGCATGCCGCCTATCTGGCTGCCACCGAGTCGTTCAAGCGCAAGATACCCGGACGAATCATCGGCGTGTCAGTGGACGCGCACGGAAATTCCGCCCTGAGAATGGCGCTCCAGACCCGTGAGCAGCACATCCGGCGGGCCAAAGCGACCTCCAACATTTGCACGGCGCAGGTGCTTCCCGCCATCATGTCCGGCATGTACGCGGTCTACCATGGGCCGGACGGACTGCGCGCCATTGCCGAGCGGATACACGGTCTCGCCAGACTGCTCGCAAATGGCCTGGATCGTCTCGGACACGAGATCCGGCATGCACATTTCTTCGACACGCTGCGCATCGATCCGAGGAGGGGTAGCGCGGAAAACATTCTCCGGAACGCCGGGCGGCACAGCGTCAACCTGCGCCGCTACGACGACGATTCACTCGGTGTGGCCCTCGATGAAACCACCTGCCTCGAAGAGGTGGATACGCTTCTGCATATCTTTGCCGGCGATCGGAACGGCGTGTCGGTGGGGGCGCTTGCCCCGGAAACGCCGGCTGCGTATGCGGGCCCCTTGCAGCGCACCACGCCATTTCTCGAACATCCGGTGTTCCACCGGTATCGTTCCGAAACGGAGATGATGCGCTACCTGCAACGCCTTGCATCCAGAGACTTGTCCCTGACGACCAGCATGATTCCCCTGGGATCGTGCACGATGAAACTGAATGCCGCCGCCGAGTTGCTGCCGATTACCCTGCCGGGTTTCAGTGAGCTGCACCCCTATGTCCCGGCAGATCAGGCAGAGGGGTACACCGCGTTGATCGAAGAACTGGATGCCTGGCTCAGCGAGATTACCGGCTTCGCACGCACCTTTTTCCAGCCCAATTCGGGCGCCTCGGGGGAATATACGGGTCTCCTCGTCATCAAGGCCTGGCACGAATCCCGAGGGGAGGGGCGCCGCACCTTGTGCCTGATCCCCGAATCGGCCCACGGAACGAATCCCGCCAGCGCCGTGATGGCAGGCATGCAGGTGGTCGTGGTCAAAACGGACGAGGCGGGCAATGTGGATGTGGAGGCGCTGCGCCATGCCGCGGAAGCGCATTCGGACCGTCTTGCTGCGCTGATGATCACCTATCCGTCCACGCACGGGGTGTTCGAAGAAGACATCCGGGAGATTATCGACATCGTGCACGAGCACGGGGGACAGGTATATCTCGACGGAGCCAATATGAACGCCCAGGTGGGATTGTGCCGCCCCGGCGATTTCGGCGCGGATGTGTGCCACCTGAATCTGCACAAGACGTTCTGCATTCCGCACGGCGGCGGGGGGCCGGGGATGGGCCCGATCTGTGTAGCGGAGCATCTTGCGCCGTTTCTGCCCGGCTCGCCGCTCCCCGGAGAGGGGGATGAAGAGGCTGCCGTGGGACCTGTGGCGGCGGCTCCGTACGGCAGCGCGAATATTCTGGTCATATCATGGGCATATATCGCCATGATGGGGGCGGAAGGGCTGGCTCGGGCGACGAAACTGGCTATTCTGAACGCCAACTACATGATGGCGCGTCTCGAAAAGAGCTACCCGGTGCTGTACAAGGGAGCCTTTGGCCGGTGTGCGCACGAATTTCTGCTCGATCTGCGTCCTTTCAGCCGCAGCGCGGGTATTTCCGAGCGCGATGTGGCCAAGCGCCTGATGGACTACGGTTTCCATGCGCCGACCGTCTCGTTCCCCGTTCCGGGTACGCTTATGATCGAGCCGACGGAGAGCGAGACGAAAGAAGAACTGGATCGTTTTTGCGAAGCGCTCGAATGTATCCGGGAGGAGATCCGGCAAATCGAGGAGGGGGAGGCGGATCCCGAGCAGAATGTACTCAGGAATGCCCCGCATACGGCGCGGATGGTCACGTCCGATACCTGGGAGTATCCGTATAGTCGGGAAACGGCGGCTTTTCCGACGGAATGGACCCGTGCGCACAAGTTCTGGCCCTTCGTGGGGCGCGTCGACGATGCCCACGGGGATCGCAATCTGGTTTGCACATGTCCGCCCGTAGGGGAATACGCCGGAGAGGAAGCGACCTGA
- the rnc gene encoding ribonuclease III — MPVRTMELYEQALRHRSSLSDTVGEEHTASNERLEFLGDAVLDSITAEHLYHHFPDGDEGFLTRLRARIVNGQALAQFASELGLGDMIVMSDAVGRDGGRDSTAILADTLEAVIAAVYLDLGEQAARTFVRTRMFARLDLNDLAQVRDNYKSLLLEHVQALGWPQPHYHVAREEGPPHERTFTIDVVLHGEAYGRGQAQSKKKAEQEAAAQALNRLRRESRDE, encoded by the coding sequence ATGCCCGTCCGCACGATGGAACTGTACGAGCAGGCTCTGCGGCACCGTTCCTCTCTTTCCGACACCGTCGGCGAGGAGCATACGGCTTCCAACGAGCGGCTCGAGTTTCTGGGCGACGCCGTACTCGATTCCATAACGGCGGAACATCTTTATCATCATTTTCCGGACGGCGACGAGGGCTTTCTGACGCGCTTGCGGGCCCGGATCGTCAATGGCCAGGCTCTGGCGCAGTTTGCCTCCGAACTGGGGCTCGGAGATATGATTGTGATGAGTGACGCCGTGGGGCGGGACGGAGGCCGTGACAGCACGGCTATTCTCGCCGATACGCTTGAAGCCGTCATCGCGGCGGTGTATCTCGATTTGGGAGAACAAGCGGCCCGTACGTTCGTCCGGACCAGGATGTTTGCACGACTCGATCTGAACGATCTTGCGCAAGTTCGGGACAATTATAAAAGTCTGTTGTTGGAACATGTGCAGGCGCTCGGATGGCCCCAGCCCCACTACCACGTGGCGCGCGAAGAAGGCCCGCCGCACGAGAGGACATTTACGATCGACGTTGTCTTGCACGGCGAAGCGTATGGCCGCGGCCAGGCGCAGAGCAAGAAAAAGGCCGAACAGGAAGCCGCTGCACAAGCGCTCAACCGATTGCGTCGCGAATCACGGGACGAGTAG